From one Flavobacterium sp. N502536 genomic stretch:
- the pdxH gene encoding pyridoxamine 5'-phosphate oxidase: MNDLSNYRKSYEKSELLETNIPEDPINLFNRWFHEVEDFGGNGEVNAMTVSTIGLDGFPKSRVVLLKKFSEEGFIFYTNYDSEKGKAITANPHVCLSFFWQEMERQVIIKGIATRTAENISDGYFDSRPDGSKLGAIVSKQSEVIPSRTFLEENLKKLEKEFEGKHIPRPENWGGFLVTPLEVEFWQGRPNRLHDRIRYQSQSDFSWKIERLSS; the protein is encoded by the coding sequence ATGAACGATTTAAGCAATTATAGAAAATCTTACGAAAAGAGTGAGTTATTAGAAACGAATATTCCGGAAGATCCAATTAATCTTTTTAACCGATGGTTTCATGAGGTAGAAGATTTTGGCGGAAATGGAGAAGTCAATGCTATGACTGTTTCAACAATTGGGTTGGACGGTTTTCCAAAATCCAGAGTAGTGTTGTTGAAGAAATTTTCAGAGGAAGGTTTTATTTTTTATACCAACTACGATTCAGAAAAGGGAAAAGCAATAACAGCGAACCCCCATGTTTGTTTGTCTTTTTTCTGGCAGGAAATGGAACGTCAGGTAATTATAAAAGGAATCGCCACCCGAACAGCGGAGAACATATCTGATGGTTATTTTGATTCTCGTCCCGACGGAAGCAAGCTCGGAGCGATTGTTTCGAAGCAAAGTGAAGTGATCCCGTCCCGAACTTTTCTGGAAGAAAATTTGAAAAAATTAGAGAAAGAATTTGAAGGAAAACACATTCCGAGACCTGAAAATTGGGGAGGCTTTTTAGTAACTCCTTTAGAGGTAGAATTCTGGCAGGGAAGGCCCAACAGATTGCACGACAGGATTCGTTATCAGAGTCAGTCTGACTTTTCGTGGAAGATTGAACGACTATCGTCTTAA
- a CDS encoding ribonuclease Z, with product MKLTILGCYAATPRTITNPTSQVLEIKNRMFLIDCGEGTQVQLRKNKIKFSKINHIFISHLHGDHLYGLIGTISTFALLGRTTDLHVYGPKGVKEIITLQLRLSNSWTSYDLFFHELESTESEVIFEDSKVIVKTIPLKHRVYTNGFLFQEKPGDRKLNVEAVQQYDIHTAYYQKIKGGGDVTLDDSTVIKNEKLSFDPIPAMSYAFCSDTAYYEAVLPLIKDVDVLYHEATFLESEAALAQKTLHSTAKEAATIALKANAKQLILGHYSTRYDGIERFKEEAETVFPNVLLGDDGRSFEF from the coding sequence ATGAAGCTTACCATACTAGGCTGTTATGCCGCAACTCCCAGAACAATTACCAATCCGACTTCGCAGGTTTTAGAGATTAAAAACAGAATGTTTTTAATTGATTGCGGTGAAGGAACTCAGGTACAGCTGCGCAAGAACAAAATTAAATTCTCTAAAATAAATCATATTTTTATTTCGCATTTGCATGGGGATCATCTTTATGGATTAATTGGTACGATCTCAACTTTTGCGCTTTTAGGCCGTACGACTGATTTACATGTTTATGGACCGAAAGGAGTGAAGGAGATTATTACTTTGCAATTGAGATTGTCCAATTCCTGGACGAGTTATGATTTGTTTTTTCATGAATTAGAATCAACAGAGAGCGAAGTTATTTTTGAAGACAGCAAGGTTATTGTAAAAACGATTCCGTTAAAACATCGTGTGTATACCAACGGATTTTTATTTCAGGAAAAACCCGGTGATCGAAAATTGAATGTTGAAGCCGTGCAGCAATATGATATTCATACGGCGTACTATCAAAAAATAAAAGGCGGCGGCGATGTTACACTGGATGATAGCACTGTAATAAAAAACGAAAAGCTGTCCTTTGATCCAATTCCTGCAATGAGTTATGCTTTTTGCTCGGATACCGCCTATTATGAAGCTGTACTTCCTTTAATAAAGGATGTTGATGTCTTATACCACGAAGCTACTTTTTTGGAGTCAGAAGCGGCATTAGCACAGAAAACGCTGCATTCAACCGCAAAAGAAGCAGCGACCATTGCTCTTAAAGCAAATGCAAAACAATTGATACTCGGGCATTACTCAACGCGATACGATGGTATCGAACGTTTTAAAGAAGAAGCTGAAACTGTTTTTCCAAACGTTCTCTTAGGAGATGATGGAAGAAGTTTTGAGTTTTGA
- a CDS encoding ribonuclease Z, whose protein sequence is MKVDQKGHTVTIKDTQGDFNAFLEKVTQQFKTFEKQNIIIDLSADTDVSEKEVKLFLPLAKQQKKAKKSFVVVVSDLDFNAVSDKLLVVPSLLEAHDIIEMEEIERDLGF, encoded by the coding sequence ATGAAAGTAGATCAAAAAGGACATACCGTTACCATTAAAGATACCCAGGGAGATTTTAATGCTTTTTTGGAAAAAGTAACGCAACAGTTTAAAACCTTTGAAAAACAAAATATTATAATCGATTTGTCTGCAGATACTGATGTTTCTGAAAAAGAAGTAAAGCTTTTTCTGCCTTTGGCCAAACAACAGAAAAAAGCCAAAAAATCATTTGTAGTAGTAGTTTCTGATCTTGACTTTAATGCTGTTTCAGATAAATTACTAGTGGTTCCATCACTTTTGGAAGCACATGACATTATCGAAATGGAAGAAATTGAAAGAGACCTCGGGTTTTAA
- a CDS encoding aspartate carbamoyltransferase catalytic subunit: MKELSVNHLLGIKYINENDINLIFETADHFKEVINRPIKKVPSLRDITIANIFFENSTRTKLSFELAQKRLSADVISFSAAQSSVKKGETLIDTVNNILSMKVDMVVMRHSNPGAAYFLSKNVKASIVNAGDGAHEHPTQALLDSYSIREKLGDVAGKKVVIVGDILHSRVALSNIYALKMQGAEVKVCGPKTLIPRYIESLGVTVEPNLRKALEWCDVANMLRVQNERMDVNFFPSTREYAQQYGVDKPLLDSLGKEIVIMHPGPINRGVEITSEVADSDHSVILNQVENGVAIRMAVIYLLASKIQ; encoded by the coding sequence ATGAAAGAATTAAGCGTAAATCACTTATTAGGAATTAAATATATCAATGAAAATGATATTAACCTGATTTTTGAAACTGCCGATCATTTTAAAGAAGTCATTAACAGACCCATTAAAAAAGTTCCTTCATTACGAGATATTACCATTGCCAATATTTTCTTTGAAAACAGTACCAGAACAAAACTTTCTTTTGAGTTGGCACAAAAAAGACTCTCTGCTGATGTGATTAGTTTTTCGGCAGCTCAGTCTTCGGTCAAAAAAGGAGAGACCCTGATTGATACTGTAAATAATATCCTTTCAATGAAAGTTGATATGGTTGTAATGCGCCACTCCAACCCCGGAGCGGCTTATTTTTTATCCAAAAATGTCAAAGCCAGTATCGTGAACGCCGGAGACGGAGCACACGAGCACCCAACACAAGCTTTATTAGACAGTTACTCGATTAGAGAAAAATTAGGCGATGTGGCCGGAAAAAAAGTAGTTATTGTAGGTGATATTCTGCATTCAAGAGTGGCTTTGTCCAATATATATGCTTTGAAGATGCAGGGAGCCGAAGTAAAAGTTTGCGGTCCAAAAACACTGATTCCAAGATACATCGAATCGCTTGGTGTTACGGTTGAACCAAATTTGCGTAAAGCTTTAGAATGGTGTGATGTTGCCAACATGCTTCGCGTACAAAACGAACGTATGGATGTAAACTTTTTTCCTTCTACACGCGAATATGCACAACAGTACGGAGTAGATAAACCCTTACTGGATTCTCTTGGAAAAGAAATCGTAATCATGCACCCGGGACCAATCAACAGAGGGGTAGAGATAACTTCTGAAGTAGCAGACTCAGACCATTCCGTGATTTTGAATCAGGTTGAAAATGGTGTCGCGATCAGAATGGCCGTTATTTATTTATTGGCTTCTAAGATTCAGTAG
- the pyrR gene encoding bifunctional pyr operon transcriptional regulator/uracil phosphoribosyltransferase PyrR, which yields MSQKVLLNSKEVTIILHRLACQLIEKHLDFSDTILIGIQPRGVFLAERLKQILESEYKTPEISLGYLDITFFRDDFRRTDKPLEANKTQINFIVENKKVIFIDDVLFTGRSIRSALTAIQSFGRPSEIELLVLIDRRFSRNLPIQPDYRGRQVDAINGEKVKVSWKENDGEDVVHLITN from the coding sequence ATGAGCCAAAAAGTATTACTTAATTCAAAAGAAGTTACTATCATACTCCATCGTTTGGCTTGTCAGTTAATCGAAAAACATCTTGATTTTTCAGATACTATTTTAATCGGAATTCAGCCGAGAGGTGTTTTTTTAGCAGAACGTTTAAAACAAATATTAGAGAGCGAGTACAAGACACCTGAAATTTCTCTGGGATATTTAGATATTACATTTTTCAGAGACGATTTCCGTCGTACAGATAAACCGCTTGAAGCCAATAAAACCCAAATCAATTTTATAGTTGAAAATAAAAAAGTCATTTTTATTGATGACGTTTTGTTTACCGGACGCAGCATTCGCTCTGCTTTAACCGCAATTCAGTCTTTTGGGAGACCTTCAGAAATTGAATTGTTAGTGTTAATCGACAGGCGTTTTAGTCGCAATCTGCCTATTCAGCCCGATTATCGTGGTCGTCAGGTAGATGCTATTAATGGTGAAAAAGTAAAAGTAAGCTGGAAAGAAAATGACGGCGAAGATGTGGTGCATTTGATTACCAATTAG
- a CDS encoding dihydrofolate reductase family protein: MRKIIALAMITLDGVMQAPGGPQEDTSGGFEYGGWVAPFGDESYSKAMEKQMEPSDILLGRKTFDLFESYWPANAANWPGINEVTKYVLSTSRKDSQWENSVFLKNTEDIQKLKNSEGDDIKVWGGAHMIQFLLKNDLVDELWLKIHPLLLGKGKKLFDEGAVPTSFVLTDHTITSTGVIIANYKRSEPVRTGTIGG; the protein is encoded by the coding sequence ATGAGAAAAATAATCGCCTTAGCAATGATTACACTCGATGGGGTGATGCAGGCACCGGGCGGCCCTCAGGAAGATACTTCGGGCGGTTTTGAATACGGAGGCTGGGTCGCACCATTTGGTGATGAATCATACAGCAAGGCCATGGAGAAACAAATGGAACCTTCGGATATTCTTTTGGGTCGAAAAACCTTTGATCTTTTTGAATCGTATTGGCCCGCGAATGCTGCTAACTGGCCCGGAATCAATGAGGTTACCAAATATGTCTTATCTACAAGCCGAAAAGATTCCCAATGGGAGAACTCGGTCTTTCTAAAAAACACAGAAGACATTCAAAAGCTTAAAAATTCAGAAGGCGATGACATTAAAGTTTGGGGTGGTGCCCACATGATTCAGTTCCTGCTTAAAAATGATTTAGTTGATGAGCTTTGGCTCAAAATTCATCCTTTACTACTTGGAAAAGGAAAAAAACTATTTGATGAGGGTGCAGTTCCAACTTCATTTGTACTGACTGACCATACGATCACCTCTACAGGAGTTATTATAGCCAATTACAAACGATCAGAACCCGTGAGAACCGGTACAATTGGAGGTTAA
- a CDS encoding Crp/Fnr family transcriptional regulator, whose translation MNSYLTKIDAFINSLDPETLAVLNNISTTKTLKKGAFLLRQDEICSKSYFIEEGIVRKYYLDDGKEITTELYFPDDIAVSFNSYCLQHPSKEFIEAVTEITISQTDFTAFQNAKKQFPKLTELDLMLTEYYAIWLEDRLFQFRTLDATTRYLKLIKEHSHIIKNIQLTHIASYLGISLETLSRIRSRI comes from the coding sequence ATGAATTCCTATCTCACCAAAATAGATGCTTTTATAAACAGCCTTGATCCGGAAACCTTAGCCGTTTTAAATAACATCTCGACTACCAAAACATTAAAAAAAGGAGCATTTTTGTTACGGCAAGACGAAATATGCAGTAAAAGTTACTTTATAGAAGAAGGGATCGTCAGAAAGTATTATCTCGATGACGGGAAGGAAATCACAACAGAACTCTACTTTCCTGATGATATAGCCGTATCTTTTAATAGTTATTGCCTGCAACATCCCAGTAAGGAATTCATTGAGGCTGTTACCGAGATTACCATTTCACAAACTGACTTTACCGCATTTCAGAACGCGAAGAAGCAATTTCCAAAATTAACAGAATTAGATTTGATGCTCACCGAGTATTACGCCATTTGGCTGGAGGACCGCTTGTTTCAGTTTCGCACCCTCGATGCTACCACGCGTTATCTTAAGCTAATCAAAGAACATTCGCATATTATTAAAAATATCCAGCTCACCCACATTGCTTCTTATCTTGGAATATCGCTGGAAACTCTGAGCAGAATCCGTTCCAGAATTTAA